A single genomic interval of Mucilaginibacter robiniae harbors:
- a CDS encoding DUF3108 domain-containing protein, which translates to MLKPYYHFYLIATLLLATTVAYAQTDTINFSNRRLNTAYLTPGLKQYLVYTQNPLRHKTLGLGYWVRDVQVQTRQHKKVFVIQQHWYGNDTLNYRTVTSVNQADNFAPIYHAETVKGITKAYNWNAASMSGADTVMNNAAKSFSLNFKVPNFNWNLDMETFEMLPLAAGKTFAINFYDAGIGTPEYVIYQVQGSEPLILLDNQKVDCWKLFYEGKMPNGAPYTQTFWISKKSHEMLKEEDVAGGLIRYKIKLPGTTPDIVSRFK; encoded by the coding sequence ATGTTAAAGCCCTATTATCATTTTTATTTAATAGCCACGCTTTTGCTGGCCACAACGGTAGCGTACGCACAAACTGACACCATCAATTTCAGCAACCGCCGGTTAAACACAGCTTATCTTACACCTGGCTTAAAACAGTATTTAGTTTACACACAAAACCCATTGCGGCATAAAACACTTGGCTTAGGCTACTGGGTGCGTGATGTACAGGTACAAACCCGGCAGCACAAAAAAGTATTTGTTATTCAACAGCACTGGTACGGGAATGACACGCTTAATTATCGCACGGTTACTTCGGTGAATCAGGCCGACAATTTTGCGCCAATCTATCATGCCGAAACGGTAAAAGGCATCACTAAAGCTTACAATTGGAATGCAGCCAGCATGAGCGGAGCCGATACTGTAATGAACAATGCAGCCAAAAGCTTCTCGTTAAACTTCAAGGTTCCTAATTTTAATTGGAATTTGGATATGGAAACGTTTGAGATGCTTCCTTTAGCCGCCGGTAAAACGTTTGCCATCAATTTTTACGATGCTGGCATAGGTACACCAGAATACGTTATTTACCAAGTACAAGGCAGCGAACCGCTGATACTATTGGACAACCAGAAGGTAGATTGCTGGAAGCTTTTTTATGAAGGTAAAATGCCCAATGGCGCCCCATATACGCAAACCTTCTGGATCAGCAAGAAATCGCATGAAATGCTTAAAGAAGAAGACGTGGCTGGCGGTTTAATACGTTATAAAATTAAGCTGCCTGGTACTACGCCTGATATCGTAAGCCGATTTAAATAA
- a CDS encoding IPExxxVDY family protein, with the protein MTKKVLKFEIDLDFVLVAITTSLKDYRVCYFINKYLRFNLKKIPDLAVDIYQSTTEPAFFSIYHYQWETTETDFYFIANKGTEGLLIPEMREIDYFLMIRNYIDEGDLNYLLSALNRIQEIITAVKIEPKKIKSHENLLF; encoded by the coding sequence TTGACCAAGAAGGTTTTAAAATTTGAGATAGACCTTGACTTTGTCCTCGTTGCCATCACGACGTCATTGAAAGATTATCGTGTATGCTATTTTATCAATAAGTATCTCAGATTCAACCTTAAAAAAATACCTGACCTGGCTGTTGATATTTATCAAAGCACTACAGAGCCTGCCTTTTTTTCTATTTACCATTATCAGTGGGAAACTACCGAAACTGATTTTTACTTTATAGCCAACAAAGGCACCGAAGGCTTGCTGATACCAGAAATGCGCGAGATTGATTATTTTTTGATGATACGTAACTATATCGATGAAGGCGACCTGAATTATTTACTCTCGGCGCTTAACCGCATACAGGAAATTATTACCGCAGTAAAGATTGAACCTAAAAAAATAAAATCACACGAAAATCTTTTATTTTAG
- a CDS encoding BlaI/MecI/CopY family transcriptional regulator has product MEIKELTRAEEQLMQVLWQIKKGYVKDVIDLLPEPKPAYNTVSTIIRILETKGFVSHTAYGKSHEYHPIISKEQYQTFAADKLLNGYFDNSVKRMFSFFVQKEKINVKEADEIMKLIEKFKDK; this is encoded by the coding sequence ATGGAAATTAAAGAACTGACCCGGGCCGAAGAACAGCTCATGCAGGTGCTTTGGCAAATAAAAAAGGGTTACGTGAAAGATGTAATTGATTTACTGCCTGAGCCTAAGCCGGCTTACAATACCGTATCTACTATTATTCGCATATTAGAAACTAAAGGGTTTGTGTCTCATACAGCTTATGGCAAGAGTCATGAATACCATCCCATTATCAGCAAAGAACAATACCAAACCTTTGCTGCCGATAAGCTGCTTAACGGCTATTTTGATAATTCGGTAAAGCGGATGTTCTCATTTTTTGTGCAGAAAGAAAAAATTAATGTGAAAGAGGCAGACGAGATCATGAAGCTGATTGAAAAGTTTAAGGATAAATAA
- the fabF gene encoding beta-ketoacyl-ACP synthase II: MEFKRVVVTGLGALTPIGNSVPEYWDGLLNGVSGAALIKSFDTTNFKTKFACEVKNFDADAFLGRKDARKLDPFVQYALYAVDEAVKDAELDFDKLDTNRIGVIWGSGIGGLKTFLDEVVNFAKGDGSPRFNPFFIPKMIADIAPGHISIKYGLRGPNFTTVSACASSNNSLIDAFNYLRLGKANMFISGGSEAIINEAGIGGFNAMHALSTRNDDPATASRPFDLDRDGFVAGEGAGTIILEELEHAKARGAKIYAEMVGGGMSADAYHMTAPHPEGLGATLVMKAALEDAGLTPADIDYVNVHGTSTPLGDPQEIKAIQQAYGDEIYRINISSTKSMTGHLLGAAGAVEAIAAILAVKNDVIPPTINHFTDDPAFDPRINFTFNKAQQREVRAAQSNGFGFGGHNASVIFKKYEE, translated from the coding sequence ATGGAGTTTAAACGAGTTGTAGTAACCGGGCTTGGTGCGCTTACTCCAATTGGGAATTCCGTTCCTGAATATTGGGACGGGTTGTTGAATGGAGTGAGTGGTGCTGCCTTGATTAAGAGTTTTGATACCACCAATTTCAAAACCAAATTTGCGTGCGAGGTAAAGAACTTTGATGCCGATGCTTTTTTGGGCCGTAAAGATGCCCGTAAGCTCGACCCCTTTGTTCAATACGCTCTGTATGCTGTTGATGAGGCTGTAAAAGATGCTGAGCTGGACTTTGATAAGCTGGATACCAATCGTATCGGGGTTATCTGGGGTTCAGGTATTGGTGGTTTAAAAACCTTTCTGGACGAAGTAGTAAACTTTGCCAAAGGGGATGGTTCGCCGCGCTTTAATCCTTTCTTTATTCCTAAAATGATAGCTGATATTGCTCCAGGGCATATTTCTATCAAATATGGTTTGCGTGGTCCTAACTTTACCACTGTTTCGGCTTGTGCGTCGTCCAACAACTCACTTATCGATGCTTTTAATTACCTGCGTTTAGGTAAAGCCAATATGTTTATCAGTGGCGGCTCAGAGGCTATCATTAACGAGGCGGGTATTGGTGGCTTTAATGCTATGCACGCCCTGTCAACCCGTAATGATGACCCAGCTACAGCTTCACGCCCGTTTGATCTGGACCGAGACGGCTTTGTGGCCGGTGAAGGTGCCGGAACCATCATACTGGAAGAACTGGAGCACGCTAAAGCCCGTGGTGCTAAAATTTATGCTGAAATGGTAGGCGGCGGCATGAGTGCCGATGCTTATCACATGACGGCTCCGCACCCTGAAGGTTTAGGCGCTACCCTGGTAATGAAAGCGGCGCTGGAAGATGCCGGTTTAACACCTGCCGACATTGACTATGTGAACGTACATGGTACATCAACCCCACTGGGCGACCCTCAGGAGATAAAAGCTATACAGCAGGCGTATGGTGATGAGATTTATCGTATCAACATCAGTTCAACCAAATCCATGACAGGCCACTTGCTGGGTGCTGCTGGTGCAGTTGAAGCTATTGCAGCTATTTTGGCTGTAAAAAATGATGTGATACCGCCAACTATCAACCACTTTACGGATGATCCGGCTTTTGATCCGCGTATTAACTTTACCTTTAATAAAGCACAGCAAAGGGAAGTACGCGCAGCACAAAGTAATGGATTTGGCTTTGGTGGCCATAATGCTTCGGTTATATTCAAAAAATACGAAGAATAA
- a CDS encoding acyl carrier protein — protein sequence MSDIASRVKAIIVEKLGVDESEVTPEASFTNDLGADSLDTVELIMEFEKEFNVAIPDDQAETIGTVGQAIAYLEKNVK from the coding sequence ATGTCTGATATCGCTTCAAGAGTAAAAGCTATCATCGTAGAAAAATTAGGTGTTGACGAGAGTGAAGTAACACCTGAAGCTAGTTTCACAAATGATCTAGGCGCTGACTCTTTAGACACCGTAGAGCTGATCATGGAGTTTGAAAAAGAATTTAACGTAGCTATTCCTGACGATCAGGCAGAAACTATCGGTACAGTAGGCCAGGCAATTGCCTACCTTGAAAAAAACGTTAAATAA
- the pyk gene encoding pyruvate kinase, with protein sequence MKLSYNRTKIVATMGPASAKKDVLLAMIKAGVNVCRLNFSHGRPEDHQKTIDLIRELNEQYKTNISILADLQGPKIRIGLVKDGGIHLVNGKHITMTTNECIGDDNQIYITYDTFPQDVQANEIILLDDGKLQLKVIETNRKDKVECEVIHGGILTSRKGVNLPNTKVSIPSLTEEDLVNLQFALQNDVEWIGLSFVRTGEDIVELKRIISRSGKASRVIAKIEKPEAIENIDAIVAATDGVMVARGDLGVEMPLEEVPLLQKMIARKCRAASKPVIVATQMLESMITTPRPTRAEVNDVANSVLDGADAVMLSGETSVGEFPVIVIETMAKIVRNVEERGYPFNTPKHSLTDPSSPNYLSDAVCESAVHLAEHSNAIGIVSMTFSGYTAFQISSHRPKANTYIFTSNRNLLNALSLLWGVKAFYYDELESTDKTISDVNNILKAENLVEIGDVVINTAAVPIANQGKTNMLKVTVVE encoded by the coding sequence ATGAAATTATCTTACAACCGTACTAAAATTGTGGCTACCATGGGCCCTGCATCTGCAAAAAAAGATGTATTGCTGGCGATGATTAAAGCCGGTGTTAACGTATGCCGCTTAAACTTTTCGCACGGCCGGCCTGAGGACCACCAGAAAACGATTGATTTGATTCGTGAGCTTAACGAACAATATAAAACCAACATCAGCATTCTGGCCGATTTGCAAGGCCCCAAAATCCGTATCGGTTTGGTAAAAGATGGTGGCATTCATTTGGTAAATGGCAAGCACATTACCATGACCACCAATGAGTGTATTGGCGATGACAACCAGATTTATATTACTTACGACACCTTTCCGCAAGATGTACAGGCCAACGAAATTATTTTGTTAGACGACGGAAAGCTGCAATTGAAAGTAATTGAAACTAACCGTAAAGATAAAGTAGAGTGTGAAGTTATACACGGTGGTATTTTAACCTCACGTAAAGGTGTGAACCTACCTAACACTAAAGTATCTATCCCTAGCTTAACTGAAGAAGATTTAGTAAACCTGCAATTTGCCCTGCAAAATGATGTAGAGTGGATCGGTTTATCATTCGTACGTACCGGTGAAGATATTGTGGAACTGAAACGCATCATCAGTCGCAGTGGTAAAGCATCTAGAGTAATTGCTAAAATTGAGAAACCGGAGGCTATTGAAAATATTGACGCCATTGTTGCCGCTACAGATGGCGTAATGGTGGCCCGTGGTGACTTGGGTGTTGAAATGCCGCTTGAAGAAGTGCCTTTACTGCAAAAAATGATTGCTCGTAAATGCCGCGCTGCTTCTAAACCGGTAATTGTAGCTACCCAGATGCTGGAAAGCATGATAACTACACCACGCCCTACCCGTGCTGAAGTGAACGACGTTGCCAACTCTGTACTGGATGGCGCTGATGCTGTAATGCTAAGCGGCGAAACTTCAGTAGGTGAGTTTCCGGTAATTGTAATTGAAACTATGGCTAAAATTGTGCGTAATGTGGAAGAACGCGGTTATCCGTTTAATACACCAAAGCATTCTCTTACCGACCCATCATCACCTAACTACCTGAGCGATGCGGTATGTGAATCAGCCGTTCACTTAGCTGAGCATTCAAATGCGATAGGTATTGTATCCATGACTTTCTCTGGTTACACAGCATTTCAAATATCTAGTCACCGCCCTAAGGCTAACACTTACATCTTTACTTCAAACAGAAACTTACTAAATGCATTAAGCCTGCTTTGGGGTGTAAAAGCTTTTTACTACGACGAACTGGAAAGCACTGATAAAACCATCAGCGATGTAAATAACATTCTGAAAGCAGAAAACCTGGTTGAAATTGGCGATGTAGTCATCAACACTGCTGCCGTGCCAATTGCTAATCAAGGCAAAACCAATATGCTGAAAGTTACGGTAGTTGAATAA
- a CDS encoding TonB family protein has protein sequence MTWWHYLLLCNLYLILFFGFYALLLRRETFFQLNRAYLVGSALLSFLIPLIQSAWVRQWFITQKVHQTIYSAGPAVVIYQFKPVQSQQITLGEIMTWVYIGGIVILSLRLLWQLLILSRVVKRGTGIAAWSFFKKIKVDEQLPNRDVILAHEEVHARQWHSADVLLIETIMILNWFNPVVYWYRNAIKHIHEFIADETAVKAGASKAEYAMLLLNQTFDAPVHKLLNPFFSHSVLKQRIVMLQKNKSHYSALIKYGFSAPLFALMLALSSATINNSSIMKTVHTEAAQVLAKPAEQLVVQSIPPPPPPAKDSLAEQALPVIEQQNPALNNIETNAGQSATTTELAVPEANTSAGEADPHNELFTAVEVAPEFPGGMESFYTLLSKTIRYPAEARDHNVQGRVIVTFVVEKDGSLSDVKALRGPGSGLDEEAVRAVTASPKWVPGHQNGKSVRVQYTVPVLFTLQDVESPKKVVDTTKHVAKVSYTHLIYNIPATPEKKVDSGSVVGYGRSISQKFMNVTPKYYYVTLNAKTATNNQSSPVFLVDGKVVDNSLQHSLPPSDRILRINVVKHSSLAAVKNQSRDTIFVVTKK, from the coding sequence ATGACCTGGTGGCATTACTTACTGCTGTGTAACCTGTACCTGATTTTGTTTTTCGGGTTTTATGCTTTGCTGTTGCGTCGCGAAACGTTTTTTCAGCTCAACCGTGCCTACCTGGTAGGCTCGGCGCTGTTATCATTCCTGATTCCGCTTATACAATCAGCATGGGTGCGGCAGTGGTTTATTACCCAAAAGGTACACCAAACCATTTACAGCGCTGGTCCGGCAGTAGTAATTTACCAGTTTAAACCTGTACAAAGCCAGCAAATTACATTGGGTGAGATTATGACCTGGGTTTATATAGGCGGTATTGTGATACTTAGCTTACGACTGTTGTGGCAATTGTTAATTCTAAGCCGGGTTGTAAAACGGGGTACAGGTATTGCGGCCTGGTCTTTCTTTAAAAAAATTAAGGTTGATGAGCAGCTGCCTAATCGGGATGTAATATTAGCGCACGAAGAAGTGCACGCCCGCCAATGGCATTCTGCCGATGTATTGCTCATTGAAACCATCATGATTTTGAACTGGTTTAACCCGGTAGTGTATTGGTACCGTAATGCCATTAAGCATATTCATGAGTTCATTGCCGATGAAACTGCGGTAAAAGCTGGTGCCAGCAAAGCTGAATATGCTATGCTGTTGCTCAACCAAACTTTTGATGCACCTGTGCATAAGCTACTAAATCCGTTTTTTAGCCATAGTGTATTAAAGCAGCGCATTGTTATGCTGCAAAAAAATAAATCACATTACAGTGCATTAATCAAATACGGTTTTTCGGCTCCTTTATTTGCTTTGATGCTGGCTTTATCATCTGCTACTATCAACAATAGCAGCATCATGAAAACAGTACATACCGAAGCAGCACAGGTGCTGGCTAAACCAGCCGAGCAGCTGGTTGTGCAAAGCATTCCACCACCGCCGCCGCCTGCAAAAGATTCGTTGGCAGAACAAGCTTTGCCGGTGATTGAACAGCAGAACCCGGCTTTAAATAATATAGAAACGAATGCAGGGCAATCTGCTACTACAACCGAGCTTGCAGTACCTGAAGCCAATACCTCTGCTGGTGAAGCAGACCCGCATAACGAACTTTTTACGGCTGTTGAAGTAGCACCGGAGTTTCCGGGCGGAATGGAAAGCTTTTACACGCTTTTATCCAAAACGATACGTTACCCTGCCGAAGCCCGCGACCATAATGTACAAGGCCGGGTTATTGTTACCTTCGTGGTAGAAAAAGATGGTAGCCTGAGCGATGTAAAAGCTTTACGTGGCCCCGGTAGCGGCTTGGATGAAGAGGCTGTACGGGCAGTAACGGCTTCGCCAAAATGGGTGCCTGGGCATCAAAATGGTAAGTCTGTCCGTGTGCAATATACCGTTCCGGTTTTGTTCACTTTACAAGATGTTGAGTCACCTAAAAAGGTTGTAGATACTACAAAGCATGTAGCTAAAGTATCGTATACCCACCTTATCTACAATATACCAGCAACACCAGAGAAGAAGGTAGATTCTGGCTCTGTTGTAGGTTATGGGCGTAGTATTTCACAAAAGTTCATGAATGTGACCCCCAAGTATTACTATGTGACTCTGAATGCTAAAACAGCTACTAATAATCAATCATCGCCTGTTTTTCTGGTAGACGGCAAAGTAGTAGACAATTCATTGCAGCATAGTTTGCCACCTTCTGACCGGATTTTACGTATAAATGTAGTTAAACATTCCTCTTTGGCTGCTGTAAAAAATCAAAGCCGTGATACTATATTTGTTGTTACTAAAAAGTAA
- a CDS encoding LruC domain-containing protein, protein MKQNFTCIMLAGILAFTSCKKDQGQSTQTSSNKIAPDGFNFATSKNVNLNVTLQANNNTALAGVMVSVYLPTSTSDVIFKGITDKNGVLQGTVTVPASTTRLIIDPSYIGLIRNAQAVISSSNSITATIGGKNGFSGDIVPEDVSTNMATYVTASSNLQTTGTSSTDYAYLPGYTADNAFVDTKTYPKSLGRPSYLLAPDVIDATMLSYVNSSLPESQALTTTHPEYLASAAIPDLNITAKADVWITFVSEGAGNKNALGFYTYKTGHPPTSNTGGTANGGIDSVTYIFPNASAYGSGGGLQGGDKVHLGVFQPGTSIGFVLISSGWSGSGVYTGSSITKFYSTTALNPETTAATKKHTVLLYDDVHKVYLIGFEDKNRQTGTSDNDFNDVVVYATSNPITAISHDGVASVDKGVGDSDSDGVPDDVDQFPNDPKRAYINYYPSQNTFANIGFEDHWPDKGDYDLNDLVVNYRYTYVNNAQNQVVDLTGEYNVAAAGAAYKNGFGVQLPITASAVASVTGQKTISKYISFASNGVEAGQSKAVIIPFDNHEALAKNPDGSNLVNTVADKAKVTSSTATVKLSLTTPIAQTQLQAASFNPFLISNLRRGYEVHLPGFAPTDKVDTKLFSTGDDSSVPASNRYYVSKYNWPWAIQFTGGYNYPVEGVSIDKSFLHFSDWASSGGSSFTDWYSNTVSGYRNILNIYNK, encoded by the coding sequence ATGAAGCAAAACTTTACCTGCATTATGCTGGCGGGTATTCTTGCGTTTACCTCCTGCAAAAAAGACCAGGGGCAAAGCACGCAAACCTCCAGTAACAAAATTGCCCCCGACGGCTTTAACTTTGCAACCAGCAAGAATGTAAACCTGAATGTTACCTTGCAAGCCAACAACAACACGGCTTTAGCAGGCGTTATGGTAAGCGTTTATTTGCCTACCAGCACCTCTGATGTGATTTTTAAAGGTATTACTGATAAAAATGGCGTGTTGCAAGGTACTGTTACTGTGCCCGCTTCAACTACCAGACTGATTATCGATCCATCATATATTGGTTTAATCCGTAACGCGCAAGCTGTAATTTCTTCATCAAACAGTATTACTGCTACCATTGGTGGTAAAAATGGTTTCAGCGGCGATATTGTACCTGAAGATGTAAGTACTAATATGGCTACCTACGTAACGGCTTCGTCAAATCTGCAAACTACCGGTACATCAAGCACAGACTATGCGTATTTGCCAGGCTATACCGCTGATAATGCTTTTGTGGATACCAAAACTTATCCGAAGAGCTTAGGTCGCCCGTCTTACTTGCTTGCACCGGATGTAATTGATGCAACCATGTTAAGCTACGTAAATTCATCGTTGCCAGAAAGTCAGGCTTTAACTACCACTCACCCTGAGTACTTAGCCAGTGCAGCTATTCCTGACTTGAACATTACTGCAAAGGCCGATGTGTGGATTACCTTCGTATCTGAAGGTGCTGGTAACAAGAATGCCTTAGGTTTTTACACTTACAAAACCGGGCATCCGCCTACCAGTAATACTGGTGGTACTGCTAATGGTGGTATTGATAGTGTTACTTATATTTTCCCTAATGCATCAGCTTACGGTTCAGGTGGTGGTTTACAAGGGGGAGATAAAGTACATTTAGGTGTATTTCAGCCTGGTACATCAATCGGCTTCGTGTTGATCTCTAGCGGATGGAGTGGCAGTGGTGTATATACCGGTAGTAGCATCACCAAATTCTATTCTACTACTGCACTGAACCCTGAAACTACTGCAGCTACTAAAAAGCACACCGTATTATTGTATGATGATGTGCACAAAGTATATCTGATTGGTTTTGAAGACAAGAACCGTCAAACTGGTACTTCAGATAATGACTTTAACGACGTTGTGGTATATGCAACCTCGAACCCTATAACTGCTATTTCGCATGATGGGGTGGCAAGTGTAGATAAAGGTGTGGGTGACTCGGATAGTGATGGTGTGCCTGATGATGTAGATCAGTTCCCTAATGATCCAAAACGAGCTTACATTAACTACTATCCGTCTCAAAATACCTTTGCTAACATTGGTTTTGAAGATCACTGGCCTGATAAAGGTGACTATGACTTGAATGATTTGGTAGTAAACTATCGTTATACTTATGTTAACAATGCGCAAAACCAAGTAGTTGATTTAACAGGTGAGTACAATGTAGCTGCTGCAGGTGCTGCTTACAAAAATGGTTTTGGTGTACAATTGCCTATCACTGCTTCAGCTGTAGCTTCAGTAACTGGTCAAAAAACAATCAGCAAGTATATTTCATTTGCTAGCAATGGCGTAGAGGCCGGACAAAGCAAAGCGGTAATTATTCCGTTTGATAACCATGAAGCATTAGCAAAAAATCCTGATGGATCAAATTTGGTGAATACAGTAGCTGATAAAGCTAAAGTAACTAGCAGTACAGCTACAGTAAAGCTGAGCTTAACAACGCCTATTGCTCAAACACAGTTGCAGGCAGCCTCTTTCAACCCATTCCTGATCAGTAATCTGCGCAGAGGGTATGAGGTGCACTTACCAGGCTTTGCGCCAACAGATAAAGTAGATACCAAGTTATTTAGTACGGGTGATGATTCATCGGTGCCAGCCAGCAACAGATATTATGTATCTAAATACAACTGGCCTTGGGCTATTCAATTTACTGGTGGCTACAATTACCCTGTTGAAGGTGTGAGCATTGATAAATCATTCTTACACTTCTCAGATTGGGCATCTTCAGGTGGTAGCTCTTTCACCGATTGGTATAGCAATACTGTGTCAGGCTATCGTAATATCCTTAATATTTACAACAAGTAG
- a CDS encoding LruC domain-containing protein: MKQNLTYVLLAGILAFSSCKKDKNQDTSATSKIAPDGFTYVTSKNVKLNLTLQANNSEPLAGVVVSVYLPTNTTDVIFKGVTDKSGVLQATLNVPASTSTLVIDPAYVGLIRDAQAVISSSNSITATIGGKTGFSGDIQAQDITTTANGTALSTNRTTSATSSPTIVYPSPYTSSSQAVVNTSTYPFKLGRPVYLESTPDVIDASLLSYINASLPEGSPLTKTHPEYLSTSATPNLNVTATSDVWITFVSEGAGLVSSLGYYTYTTGNPPTSTADIDKITLIFPNASAVGSAGGLNSGDKVKLGRFSAGTSIGFVLLQNSWSTTSGVITNTVKFYSDYALNPETTTATKKHTVTLYDDVHKVFLIGFEDLNRQTESDNDFNDVVIYASSNPVSGISTNGVSTVDKAGDSDGDGVLDAQDAFPNDATRAYISYYPSASTYANIAFEDNWPLKGDYDLNDLVVNYRYTFENNASNKVVDFKGEYSIAAAGASFHNGFGVQLPIAASAVSSVTGQKAISNYITMASNGVESGQSKAVIIPFDNHEALIKNPDGSYLINTLASKDKVTSDVATVQVNLTSPVDQASLLPASFNPFLISNLRRGYEVHLPGFAPTDKATTKLFGTDDDSSVPSSSKYYISKENWPWAIQFTSTFNYPYEGVSIDKAFLHFSDWAGIGGTSYTDWYSNTAAGYRDASKIYSK; the protein is encoded by the coding sequence ATGAAACAAAACTTAACTTATGTTTTGTTAGCAGGTATCCTAGCCTTTTCATCATGCAAGAAGGATAAAAATCAAGATACCAGTGCTACCAGTAAAATTGCTCCTGACGGATTTACCTATGTCACCAGCAAAAATGTAAAATTAAACCTTACGTTGCAAGCCAACAACAGCGAACCTTTAGCAGGCGTTGTAGTAAGCGTTTACTTACCAACCAATACTACCGATGTTATTTTCAAAGGCGTAACTGATAAAAGTGGTGTATTGCAAGCTACGTTAAACGTACCGGCTTCTACTTCTACATTGGTTATTGACCCTGCTTACGTTGGTTTAATTCGTGACGCACAAGCTGTAATTTCTTCATCAAACAGCATTACTGCTACTATTGGTGGTAAAACCGGCTTCAGCGGCGATATCCAGGCTCAAGATATAACTACTACAGCTAATGGTACTGCCTTAAGCACTAACAGAACTACATCGGCAACTAGCAGCCCTACTATTGTTTACCCAAGCCCATACACATCATCATCACAAGCTGTGGTAAACACCAGTACTTATCCGTTTAAATTAGGAAGACCAGTTTATCTGGAAAGCACTCCGGATGTAATTGATGCTTCATTGTTATCATACATCAATGCTTCTTTACCAGAAGGTAGCCCGTTAACCAAAACTCACCCAGAGTATTTGAGTACCAGCGCTACGCCTAACCTGAACGTTACTGCAACATCAGACGTGTGGATTACCTTTGTATCTGAAGGTGCAGGTTTAGTAAGCAGCTTAGGTTATTATACTTATACAACCGGCAATCCGCCAACCAGTACTGCTGATATCGATAAAATTACTTTAATTTTCCCTAATGCTTCTGCAGTGGGTTCAGCCGGGGGCTTAAACTCTGGTGATAAAGTAAAATTAGGCCGTTTCAGTGCAGGTACTTCTATCGGTTTTGTACTGTTGCAAAACTCTTGGAGCACCACCAGTGGTGTAATTACCAATACTGTTAAGTTCTATTCAGATTATGCACTGAATCCTGAAACTACTACAGCTACTAAAAAGCATACAGTAACGCTTTATGATGATGTGCATAAAGTATTTTTGATAGGCTTTGAGGATTTAAACAGACAAACTGAGTCAGATAATGATTTTAACGATGTTGTAATTTATGCTTCATCTAATCCGGTAAGTGGTATATCAACTAATGGTGTATCTACAGTGGACAAAGCTGGTGACAGCGATGGTGACGGTGTTTTAGATGCACAAGATGCCTTCCCTAATGATGCTACCCGTGCTTATATCAGCTACTATCCATCAGCAAGCACTTATGCTAACATTGCTTTTGAAGATAACTGGCCATTAAAAGGCGATTATGACTTGAATGACTTGGTGGTAAACTATCGTTACACTTTCGAAAATAATGCAAGCAACAAGGTAGTTGACTTTAAAGGTGAATATAGCATTGCTGCTGCAGGTGCTTCTTTCCATAACGGTTTTGGTGTACAATTGCCTATTGCTGCCTCAGCTGTATCTTCAGTAACAGGTCAGAAAGCTATCAGCAACTATATCACTATGGCTAGCAATGGTGTTGAATCTGGTCAAAGCAAAGCAGTAATCATTCCGTTTGATAACCACGAAGCTTTAATCAAAAACCCTGACGGTTCATACCTGATTAATACTTTAGCTTCAAAAGATAAAGTAACCAGTGATGTGGCAACTGTACAAGTTAACCTGACTTCACCTGTTGATCAAGCCAGCTTATTGCCAGCCTCTTTCAACCCATTCCTGATCAGCAACTTGCGCAGAGGGTATGAGGTGCACTTACCAGGTTTTGCACCAACAGACAAAGCTACCACTAAGCTGTTTGGTACTGATGATGACTCATCTGTTCCGTCAAGCAGCAAATACTATATTTCAAAAGAAAACTGGCCTTGGGCTATTCAATTTACTAGTACCTTTAACTATCCATACGAAGGTGTTAGTATAGATAAAGCCTTCCTGCACTTCTCAGACTGGGCAGGTATAGGTGGTACCTCTTACACTGACTGGTACAGCAACACTGCTGCCGGTTACCGTGACGCTAGCAAAATTTATTCAAAATAA